TTTGTCTGCTCCCTGGTCAAGCATGGATTCGAATATAACGTCACATAGACCATAAATAAAAGCCTGCAGGCTTTCATTGGTATTACCGGTCGACCCGTACAGGTAACTGAGGCAATTTAGTTCCTTTGTTGTTTCATATATGACATTAACCAGCTGTTTTATGAGTCCCTTGTTAGCTGTGAGTCCGGTAAAGAAACAAAACGAATCAAAGATTATATTCACGTCCTCGCCATTGGAGTCATTAGCAATATTACGCAGGTTGTACTCGGTAAACTCTATGATCTTTGCATCCATTAGTTCGTTATTTAAGTTATCGGATATCTCTCCACATGAAGTGCAGTAATACTCACTGTAAATGTCTACGAAAATTATGTTCGAAGGATCAAAACCAAGGTTTATCACGTCATTCAGTACGAATCTTGGTCTTCTGCTGGTTGTGAAATAATACGTTTTCCTGGACTGGGTGAACTGGTAAAGGAAAACCTCTGACATAGAACGGGAATCTGCCGAGAAAAAAGTAAGTGAACCTGCCGGTAATCCTCCTCCCAGTGTCCTGTCCAGAACTAATATGCCGGTAGATTTTAGTTGGACACCTTTATGGATAACCTGGTTTTTATCCGGGTTCTTGATGCTGTCATACAGAGAGTTTTCAGCATTTCCTCTGGATTCTTTGGCAACAGGAGTAGCGTTTTCGTTTTCGAATATGTTTTTAGGATCCAGCATAATATGTCCTCTGCTTTGTTCATATTTATATAGTATTTGATATTATAAAACTCTTGTTTAACGGTTTAGATAATATGAAATAATATGTGCAGAGTTGTGCCTCTTTTTTTAGTACCAACAGTTTTTATAAACTGGAAGTCATCAATGAGCAGCAATGACGCTCTGGATACTTGCAAGCCCTGAAAGGTCAAAGATAATTATTCTGCCTATACGGGATAAAAAGAAAGTCCCTCTTTTTGTCGGTGAACTCATACTGAGACATACTGATGCAGGTCCCCGCCCTCATAAATTCAAGGTAAAAAATGATGGAAAAGGAGAATACAGGCCGCCTTCTGAATTCATAGATCTTTTAAGGATAGCTGACCGCATTATGATAGCAAAGGGCGGTGATGAAAAGCAAACTTCAGAGTTTGTTGAGATGCTTCAGGGATTTCAGCTCAGTGCAGATGTCGTTAATGCATGCAGGTTCTGTCTTTTGAAGGACAGGTTCAATTTCCTCAACAGACGTTCCATAAGATATCACAGGGATAAGATTTGTGAGGAATGTGCCAGGGACGAGCTTTACAGGATGCTCAAGAGTT
Above is a window of uncultured Methanolobus sp. DNA encoding:
- a CDS encoding RAD55 family ATPase, with the protein product MLDPKNIFENENATPVAKESRGNAENSLYDSIKNPDKNQVIHKGVQLKSTGILVLDRTLGGGLPAGSLTFFSADSRSMSEVFLYQFTQSRKTYYFTTSRRPRFVLNDVINLGFDPSNIIFVDIYSEYYCTSCGEISDNLNNELMDAKIIEFTEYNLRNIANDSNGEDVNIIFDSFCFFTGLTANKGLIKQLVNVIYETTKELNCLSYLYGSTGNTNESLQAFIYGLCDVIFESMLDQGADKVVSKLAIPKIRGMIPNTEIIKFKIGEGVQIDTSRDIA